The genomic stretch AAACCCGGCATGCTGTGTCTCAACCGAGCCGCTGTCGGGCCCACCGGGGCGCATCGCGGAAAAACTGGCGGAACCGCGGTCGCGGTATCCGACGCTGACGAGGAGTTGTCCATGATTGAGGCGGTTGGTTTGACCAAACGCTACGGCCGCACCCTCGCGGTCAACAACCTGTCCTTCACCGTCCAACCAGGACGCGTCACCGGTTTCCTCGGACCCAACGGCGCCGGCAAATCCACCACCATGCGCATGA from Sporichthyaceae bacterium encodes the following:
- a CDS encoding ATP-binding cassette domain-containing protein; protein product: MIEAVGLTKRYGRTLAVNNLSFTVQPGRVTGFLGPNGAGKSTTMRM